In Xiphophorus hellerii strain 12219 chromosome 4, Xiphophorus_hellerii-4.1, whole genome shotgun sequence, a single genomic region encodes these proteins:
- the phospho2 gene encoding pyridoxal phosphate phosphatase PHOSPHO2 → MKILMVFDFDHTVVDENCDIWVIKCLPQQTLPESVERTYRRGQWTEYMGRVMAYIGDQGVAPDRVRSVMETIPFTPGMLELLTFISENKSTVDCIVVSDANTMFIDWVLQGAGLRVAVDQVYSNPASISESGYMELRPHHSHQCAKCPVNMCKKKVLETYLSGKADGGELYGRVFYVGDGGNDLCPSFCLSGRDAVMPRKGYTLDKMLTRLSDQEGNDSISAKVIPWSSGSDILQELKDSLQSQ, encoded by the exons ATGAAGATCCTGATGGTGTTTGATTTTGACCACACTGTGGTGGACGAGAACTGTGACATCTGGGTCATCAA GTGTCTTCCGCAGCAGACTCTCCCAGAGTCTGTGGAGCGCACATACAGGAGGGGCCAGTGGACTGAGTACATGGGCAGAGTGATGGCCTACATAG GAGACCAGGGGGTCGCCCCCGACCGGGTCCGCAGCGTCATGGAGACCATCCCCTTCACACCCGGCATGCTGGAGCTGCTCACATTCATATCAGAGAATAAAAGCACGGTGGACTGCATCGTCGTCTCCGACGCCAACACCATGTTCATCGACTGGGTCTTGCAGGGGGCAGGACTCCGGGTAGCTGTGGACCAGGTGTATTCCAACCCGGCCAGCATCAGCGAGTCCGGCTACATGGAGCTGCGGCCCCACCACTCGCACCAGTGCGCCAAGTGCCCCGTGAACATGTGCAAGAAGAAAGTCCTGGAGACGTACCTTTCTGGGAAGGCAGACGGCGGCGAGTTGTACGGGCGGGTGTTTTACGTGGGGGACGGCGGGAACGACCTCTGCCCCTCGTTCTGTCTGAGTGGGCGTGACGCTGTGATGCCCAGGAAGGGCTACACCCTGGATAAGATGCTGACCCGACTAAGCGATCAGGAAGGCAACGACTCCATTTCAGCTAAGGTTATTCCATGGAGCAGCGGCTCTGACATCCTGCAGGAACTGAAAGACAGTCTGCAGTCTCAATGA